GCTGCCGAGCGGCCACAAATACTTTCGTGTGTGCGCGTGAGCGTTCGTTCGACAGATAGGAAGTGAGTCGCGTAGAGACGCGATCGGATAAGCGGTCCACAAACGGTTAGCAAGTGGTCATCAAGTGGTCATCAAGTGGTCAGCAAGTGGCCAGCAAGTGACCATCAACGGGCCCGCTAAACGCTCCGCGCAGGATCAACTGAATCATCTCCGAGACAATCAGCCTTCCagccccccctcccctgaAACCAAAACCCTGAATACACCTGAAATGGATAATATAGAAAATCACAGCGGAAAAAAGTATGAATATTTAAGCAACAACTATGATACCGTGTACAACGAAACAGAAGAAGAGAGAGATGCCATGAGTAAGAATTATCATAGTGGTATGAATTACAGCTATGGCCAAAACTtgttaaataaaagtaaCGGTACAGGTATGTATGCGAATAGCAACATGAATAGTCATATGAAAAAAGGCGCGCACAGCGCCACCAACGGCATGAATGGGAACTTCCACTATGccaataacaacaaaaaatataactccactatggagaaagaaaaattaattagcAATAAATCCATGTACAACAAGAGCAAGAGCAACTATAACAATATCAACTATGATAGTAACGAGGAAGACTGCTCTGAAACGCAttaccattttgaaaataaatacaattcGGATAAGGATTTAGAAAATAATCGTATCCTAATAGAGCCTGACGAGTTAATGACATCAAGAAGGAGTCATATGAGAACCAAACTGCAAGTGCTAATAAAGGTACTAATAATtgtggccattttttttctcctagTATTTTtgataacaaaatttaaaaaatttttagacTTAATTAATGTAGTTATAAAGTGGGTAGGAGAACAAGGTTCCTGGAGTATCctcctgttcattttgttattcaCCTTTACGTCCCCCCTGTTCATGTCAGTCGAAATTATGTGTGTTGGCGCGGGACTTATATTCTCAGGAGTTTACGGAAAATTTTTGGGCATAATTGTCGCCGTTTTTTCTGTTGCCACTGGATACGTTTTGGGAATGTCACtatgttttttcatttcaagATATTTAATgcatgaatttatttataagaaGCTAATGGTTTATCCGATTTACTTAGCATTTAATCAAGCCATAAATTCCAATGGGCTGTCTTTTGTCCTGTTGATTCGTTTGTCTCCTATTTTGCCAGCCTCTGTTGTTAGCTATATACTGGGCGTTACGTCCCTCAAGTACAAGGACTTCGCGCTGGGATCCGTCTCTGCCTTGCCCAGTAAGCAAAGCAAGCTCGCCATAAGGACAGAGAATCCGCGCAGCTGCACGAGGAAAATCTCACACAATTGCGCCCAGGCGAGAGGAATGATAGAAGTGCCGCTTTAAATGACTTCATCCCTTTATATGcgctttaaaatttttttttttttttccccctcaggTATAAGTATATTTGTCTACATTGGTGTTTTGCTTCAGGATATTTCCAACATATCTGGTAgggcaaaaaatttgcagcgtcgcataaaaatgggttTGTCCCAATTTGCAACAACATACACCCCGTTGTACGAACTTACACTCGTTTGTACCATCTTTTACACCCCTTTGTACCATCTTTCACCCCCTTGTACCATCTTTCACCCCTTTGTACCATCTTTTACACCCCTTTGTACCATCTTTTACACCCCTTTGTACCAACTtatacccttttttttgcccccacCGCAGAAATGGAGAACCACTGGGCCAACCTCATCGTCCTCTTCATTGGCTTCATCCTGGGAGTAGTTGCCATTGCTTACATTTCCGTCGTGACCAAGCGCAGATTGAACAACTTGAACATAATGAACTCGTCGCTGTCGACCACCAACATCGACATCGAGTGAGTGTTTTCGCTCAATTTGGGGGAAGTCGAGGTAGGCAGCCACCTTCCCGGAGTTTTCCTCCACGGGAGAGGTGCGCGTGGGGTTGCGTTTTGTGAAAAAGCcgcatgtgaaaaaaaaaagggcacacaTGTGGATATACGTATGTGAGCATATGTGTGCGCGCACGACACGGAATgtataaaaggaaaactcaCAATGTGAATAAAGTACGTCGGAGAAGGCATGTTGCACATGGTACCATCCGGAGAAGGCACATTTGTATCCATTGTTTATTCCTTGGCCCAAAAGGCTCACCACCAACgttccacgttttttttttttttttttttggtggccTCCCcgtttgcccccttttttttttaattttttgtcaacCCCAAAGTTATTCACGCCACATATCATCGCCGTCTCGTGCGTCGTCTTCGTAATCTGATACGTTTGATTCTCCGGAAGAATAATCCTTCACAGTAATGTTAGCTTGCTCGTGTCCCTTCTCATCACTCAAAACCTTTTCCCTACAAatttatgtgcacacaaataTATCAATTTTTCATGTGATTCATTTTAACGAAGCAGCATGTCATACCTTCATGCAAAAACcacgttgttttttttgaacaaaataaacatttatttaatatccattgtttaaaaaaaaaaaaatgcagaaataGTGTAGTTTTATAGCAGCCACTTTCACAAGTATATGTAGTGCCACCCGGTGAAGTGAATAATCatcccctcctcctccccctttgctATCTCCATAGGCATGTTCGCCTACCTGATATGATAGTACAGCTCTTCCATTAACTCCTTCTCGCTTGAGCTACCAAGCGTGGCAATCCCCCCGCGGTCCTTCTCCGAAGTATCACCTTTAAtctcctttcttttctcattaagtaaaaaaaacaccttaTTCTTAAATTCGCTTCGtccttttaaaattattttgctcAACGAGGAAGCCAGCTGGACACCATATATGTCTAAGGCCTGTCTGAgctgttaaaatatttggtTGAGTGTATCGTGAACGTGAAACGAAGTGTTCCCAACATCATGCTGAAGtcagcctttttttttttttttttttttttttgttgtacttTGCATAGCCGATATTTCTGCGCCTTATGCTATCTCTAGATCATCACCTGATAGTCCGACAAACTCTCGAACTCCTCGGGGAAATCCACCTTTACGCTGTTGAATAAGCCAAGCGCGCATTTGCTTATCAAGCTGGATAgactttttccttccttggaaaaagaaaaacataaaaaaacgtaaaaaaacataaaaaaccAAATGGACAAATAAAACTTCTTATAAGTAGGATGAGACGTTTCTCCAGCGAAATGCAACAGCGATAGGTACATTTATGCAGGTCTTGCTCAAACTGGCAAAGGAAATGTCACTCCCTCGGACGTCGATTCCCTGTTGgcaagcaaaaatgaacgcaTGGGATGTCTATAAAGCGCCTCCCACCAGGCTATCCTTACTTCTATTTGTTTgcatatttgttcatacataatatttatttttattttattttatttattttttttttaccaaaagGATTATGTCCCACGTGGATTTCTCAGACTTCTTAACGCGAAACGTGTGACTTATCTGCGAGGGCAAAGCAGAGTGGTGCACAGGGGTAAGCAAAACCGTTTGGTCGAAATGGTTTGCGATTGGAAGGCCAGTCCTCAGAGGGCGTCGTCGTTACTTCCTTTAAATCTTTAAAGCACTCCAGGCTAATCAATTCATCCGGGTATATCTCCTCGAGGTTTTCGACCTGTTCGTGCAGGGGCGATAGCTATGTTCTACATGCGCAGAGGCAGAGACGTACAGGGACTCACATAGACGCACATAGACGCAAAGGCACAAGTCCCCCCCTTGCATAACCGCGCAGAgttatgcgaaaaaaaatttatcacgTTGAAGAGCTCCATCCCGAATTGAGGCCCATACAACTTTAGGAAGCTCCTGTCGTTATGAAAATGGGAACGATCTCGTTAACGCGTTAGCACGACGACACGTTAGTACATGGCGCATTAGCACGTTAGCACGACGACATGTTAGTACTTGGCGCATTAGCACGTTAGCGCGATAACACATTGACGCGCCACCACGCGCATGTTCCCTGGGAAAAACTCTCGAACCGAACGAACGCATCCTCCCACATAACTGATGCCCACAATGCCAGCATCCCTCCACCCCTTCTATGCAGGCCTTCCTTTGGCTTACTTAAAGCTTTTCGTTATGGAACAGTCAGCTGCATTGTTCCCCCAGAGGGGCATGGAATTCACGTAACGAATTAAAAAGACAAACCCCATATGGATGCCCGTCCCGTTGACATCAACGTTTCCAGATTTTCGAACGTTTACGTACATGTTTGTGTTAAAATTGTGCGAAGTCAGGTTCCTTTTCCTGAATATCATATTTGTGCAGTTAGCGACAAATGAGTCTAACAACTCGTGTTCATCATCAGTGTGGTGCTGTTCCtcgcatgtgtgtgtaaatTCTTGTACGCCGTCACAAGAGCACTTGATATTTATGTCCTTCTTCCACAGGAGAATTAACATCATATAAAAAGAGATTCTCCTATCGTACACATTACATGtactgttcatttttaaaataactgATATTTCTATGGACCATTTCCATTCTTCGTCCACATACTCCTTAAAATTCTGTACAAAGGTGTGACTTAAATCCTTGTCAATTAGTAACATAAAatcccatatttttttttcttctactcGGACCTTCAAGTGCAAAAACCCGTAAGCCGTTTTGAAAGAGTACAAGAGGATTGTTTTCAACCCAATACCAAACTTCCCACCTGTTTTGCGATCATCTTTGGATGTTAAAAAGATCTCCGAGAATTTTTCTAAATCTTTAATCTCCGCGCCTTCTCCATTGTCTCGACAAACTATTTCGTACAAAGACAACTCCTTCTTGTATTCCCTTATTAAAATCTGcacttcctttcctttccccttcaCGCTGGACAGAGCATCGATGGAATTGTCAAACAGCTCCTTCACAGTCATAAACAGGGCGTTCTCCTCACAAAACCCGGTGAcggataaatttttaaaaaagaaggaataaGTCGAATTACTACTTTCGTTCAACTTGTCCATCTGTTATGAGCATATTTGTGTCAACGTAAAAAAGGACGTCATTAAAAAGGCGTTCGCCAAAAGGTTGGGCAAAAACCAGCAGTTTGatcagccttttttttttttttttttaaccagtCAGctttaggtttttttttttttgttgtcaagcgaaaaaattcaaaatagGCAGAAAAgcgataaaaatttttcaaaaaacaAATCCAAATTTGCAATTCAAAAAGTCATAGAAGCAACGGTGTGCAAACAATTCCTGCAAGTTTTTGAAAACCTTTATGTAGTGCTGTTCATGGGCGTACTCGAGAATTAAAAACGACAGGGTCCATAAATATACAACGTGTGcgtatacatgtgtgtgtagcGTGGTCTTTGCAATGTGACATGTGCAGTGTGGTCTTTGCAATGTGACATGTGCAATTTGAGGTCTTTGAAAAAgttttgttcccatttttgtgaacgTTCCAGAAAAACTTACGAAATGAAAGAATGTGTGCTTACGCGTTCAAAGAGACTACAGCAAATTATAtaactggaaaaaaaggcttaCGAAAAAGGGCGGCCCCCAAATGTTCGCGTGTTtatgattccttttttggacGTTCATAaccgcagggggggggtgctGAATGGGAAGTTTATCCCCATCCAGGTTGAGTGAATTAAAACTGTGTAATATAGATGATGCGTTCGTGTGTATCGGGTGCCATCCCCTGTACAAGGTATAGTTAGGAACAAGATGCATATCGGTGTGGTGGCAGACGATGGGTACACGCAACGGGGTGCTCATTACATGAGCACACGCAGGCACACATGCGCACTCGTCCGTACATGCGGAGACGCTCCAAACCGCCCTTCTCGCGCATCTCGAACTGGCCCCAACTCCCCCCCTTCACATCTTATATATAGACAGGGGGACAAATGGCATTTTGCTAATTTGAGCGACTTCCAACTTGTTCAGGCATTCCACTTTTATAAGATTATTAGCAGCGGCGTGCTCCGTCTTTATGTAACCCATAGCAATTGGCTTCTGTAgcaggggagaaaaaacgcTGCTGGTTATGTAACCTATCTCTTCGTGCGCATTTTCATTGgtgtaaatttttgaatTCTCCTTCGGAACGATAGTCGAGTTCATTATTAATCCAACTCGCTTAATAGTTGTACCGTTTTTAATTTGGTTCATTATAATATCTGCACCATTGAAATCTAATTCCTTCAGTCTTCTCTGACCCAGCACCCATTTATAATTCGATTCGATAGGAGTCAAATTTTCATTGATATCTTTTCCATACACACAAAATCCACTTTCCAATCTCAGTGTATTCAGAACTTCTAATCCACCAGGCTTTACCAAagagttttttaaaatgcattcATACAATTCTTCCACGTGATTATTTGGTACTAAAATATCAAAGCCGTCTTCACCAGTACAGGTATACCTATTTAGTACGCACCCCTCTATTTTATTCAACTTGGTAATATTGCTTGACATAAAGCTGCAATTTTCCAAGTAGGTATCATCCCCTATAATTTCATTCAGCACATTTGCAGATTTGCTCCCCTGAATGCATATTGAACTGTGAGAAGTGTACTCTTCTATCTTCACATCCAGTTTGGTATTCTCCGAAAGCTTTTCGTTTAGGTACCTAAACACCTTATTCTTGCActgtatatttaaatatagtAGCAAATGATTTTCCCTTAATATAATCACTATGTCATCTAtgattcctcctttttcgtttAGCAACAAACTTATTCGACATTCATTTTCCCATAACCCTTTGATGTCGCTTCCCAcgtatttttctaaaaagtgTATTTTATCTGCGCCACTTATCTTTAAGATTGGTCTGTATGTGTAATCAAAAAGGGAGCAGCTTGACCTCGTGTGTAAATGCGATGTTATCAATGTATAGTCTTTGTATTCATTCGGGATGTAGTACCCGCTGTGAATTTTGAAAATCGCGTTGTTCTTTTTGTGCGCGTCATACAGAATGGTTTTCCTCACTTCTTCCTTcgaacaaaagggaaaaagtgcaaaatggggaaaactTCACTACGTAATTAATCACGCGCTGCTTAACGTGGCGTGGTAAATTTGGCGCAACCGTGAACAGCAGCACCACGGTACACACACCACTGTGGAGGGACAACTCGGTGCTGGCAAATGGTCGACACGGTTATTTCCATCGGGGGTGTACATCCCTACACGTACTGCAAAATgtagttattattttatttattttttttttttcctccatgttaatgtcctctttttttttttttttcccattttaatgtcctctttttttttttttccccattttaatgtcctctttttttttttttttaacctatGACATTAGCGCTAACCACAGTTAACCATCTCGTGGTTCCACATTGAACCGCCTCCAAAGAGCAATTTCTTTAAAAACTTACCTTTTGTTTGTTCCCTGATGAGAAGTACCGAACCCCCGGTAGTCTCCTTTGTCGTTTAAATAggatcttcatttttacatctcCTGAAAATGCTTACTCTCATTCTGTAAATCTACCTCTCTCTTGAGGGGAATGTTACATGAGAGCCAGTAACTACGATGAATGCCCTATGAGTACATTTGGCGCTGCAAATTTGTGTAAACGGGGGAGGGTGGCTAAATGCATACGACCGTTTGGTCATACTTAGAGGAGTGTCACCATACATACTGAACTTCGCGCGTTATATTACGTACACTTCCTGACGTGCGGAatctttcattttcttgCCTGATGCTCGCCAGCCAAACTTACCCCCAACGCAGGTACCCCGCAATACTTATAATGCACGTTCTATTTTTACAGTTTTtggaagaacgaaaaaaaggagcgcaTCTTCGGCTTGGTCGCTTCAACGCAGTTCGGTTCCCTCCACTCCacttctcttcttttttttttttggcgcccCCAAATTTTATGCCAACAAAATGGTTGGATGCAAAACGAGCCAGCCCCCctaaccccttttttttattttcattatacCGCTACGCCATTTGGTGCGTAGGTTTTCCAGATTTTTCCGCTTGTTTGCTAAGGTTGCCGCGGCTAGCTCCTTATCCTGTCAGCTACACCGTGGCTGCTTCTTCGAAGCGGTTGCATTTGTGTCGTTTGACTCTACATTTGTTTTGGATCTCAATTATACCAATTCGGATAATTTCCCATTAGCTGCCATTTTGTTCCAGGTTTGTTCCGGTTTGTCCCAATTGTTTACTCGGCCATTGATTGGTTGTACCCCCACCCCACTCACACTCCCTCTCCGATGGGAAAACTCCTAAACGAACAACTCATCAAGTGCGGACTGTGCTTCCTCCTCGGGTTttacataaaagaaatagccaaatggggaaatgggaaaaaaaaaaaaaaatgagcgaaaTCCTAAAGTGGATACGTTCCAAGGTGGAGACAGCCATATGTCCCTACATGATATCATCACATGATTACATAAAAGCACAGAAGATTGAAGCAGacttattttataaaaacttcGATAAAGAAATAATCGACAAATATGCCAAGTACATAAACATACAAGACATTCCATGTGATTCGCTGGAGAAGATTTTCCAGACGAAGGTTTTAATCATCGGCTTAGGAGGACTAGGCTCCCCCGTCTGTCTTTACTTAACCAAATTTGGGTTCAAAGAAATAGGGCTAATTGATGGAGACACAGTAGAGGTATCAAATTTGCAGAGGCAAATAATACATGCAGAAAAACATACCGGAATGAATAAAACCCTGTCAGCCAAATTGACGGTAAAAAACATGGGAAATGACGATACCAATATAAAATGTTACCCATTTTATTTAGACAAAACGAATGGATTGCAAATCGTGAAGAATTACGACATTGTTGTTGATTGCACGGATAACATTGAGACCCgatttttaattaatgaCCTCTGCGTTCtgtacaaaaagaaattaattttcgGGAGTGCACTAGGACTATATGGACAGTTAAACGTTTTTAACTTGACTAAAGAAAATTCCAACTGTTATAGGTGTCTACAAAATTTCAATAAccacacagaaaaaaatgactgtGATGAAAATGGAATTCTCTCCACAGTAACTGGGATTATTGGCATTTTACAGGCCAATGAAGTGATAAAACTATCCGCTAATATGGACCAGGAaagtttgcaaaattttttaacgtaCAATAGTCTATCCAGTAGGAGACCATTTGAAACACTGAACATGAATCGAAAGAATCAAAATTGTGTTTGTGCCTGGGGAGACAATGCAAAGCTGCGGGAGTTCATCGATCAAAATGACTACAAAGGTGGGGGTGGCAACGCGACTGACCTTACCTGTGTCAGCGGCAAAGTCATATCCACCTACCAGTACGACATAGGCGTCCTCCACTTTCTGGAGATCCTGAACAAcaatttctcctttttccaaTTCCCAGTAGAccatttatgcattttggATGTACGTAAGTACAACAACGCCAATGTGTACGGCTTAAAGGATTCCATCAACTGGAGCTTCTACGACATTATGGAAtctataaataattatgccAACAGCTCCAGCCACCTGACTCAGCTAATTTTGGACAAACTAAAAATATCCAGATGTACTGGAAATATAGTTATCATTGTCATATGCAGACGGGGTATTGATTCTTTGAAGGTTgccaaatattttaataatttttttttggttgaTTCGGCAGAGGGGAGCAAAACATCTCCCCGTCAGGATTCTTCTCCCGACGATACCCTTAAAATTTGCCCAAACCAAAAAACAGCCAATAAATCGGAGTTTCAGGACAAGCAGATTTTTACTTACAATATGAGGGGCGGCTATCTGGAGCTTCAAAAAAgggtatttaaaaatttgccatttttgtaaCCGTCTTGGGGTGGGGTGTCGTGGTGACGAAAAGAATATTATGGTGTGCTTTTACGTGAGAGCATCATCTTTGCAATGGCTTGGGAACCGCTCCATATGGGCCCCTTCAACGGTTAGCAACGTGTATGATCAGCCGTGCAAACGGCACTTTTCCCGTTGTACCTATTTGTCCTGGGAGCCCCACCCCACTCCACAGTTATATGCATACAGGAAATTTACAAACAGCTGTTGCTCCTCCTCATTTGTTCATTAANNNNNNNNNNNNNNNNNNNNNNNNNNNNNNNNNNNNNNNNNNNNNNNNNNNNNNNNNNNNNNNNNNNNNNNNNNNNNNNNNNNNNNNNNNNNNNNNNNNNNNNNNNNNNNNNNNNNNNNNNNNNNNNNNNNNNNNNNNNNNNNNNNNNNNNNNNNNNNNNNNNNNNNNNNNNNNNNNNNNNNNNNNNNNNNNNNNNNNNNNNNNNNNNNNNNNNNNNNNNNNNNNNNNNNNNNNNNNNNNNNNNNNNNNNNNNNNNNNNNNNNNNNNNNNNNNNNNNNNNNNNNNNNNNNNNNNNNNNNNNNNNNNNNNNNNNNNNNNNNNNNNNNNNNNNNNNNNNNNNNNNNNNNNNNNNNNNNNNNNNNNNNNNNNNNNNNNNNNNNNNNNNNNNNNNNNNNNNNNNNNNNNNNNNNNNNNNNNNNNNNNNNNNNNNNNNNNNNNNNNNNNNNNNNNNNNNNNNNNNTTTTGAACCTACAAGGAAGAAACAGATATAGCATAAAATTGTACGTATGCTTATCCTCAAATACGTATATGGTTATATGTTATACCCCTCTGTATAGGATGGcctatttttgcataaatcTACCGAACAGGCGAGCGCGCCATGTCCTGACCCGCTAATCAGCTTCACGCCAAAGGTGATAAAAGAGAAGCGTACAGCATATTTCCATCACTACCGCCGTCGTCTCTGAAaccattttcttcatccccTTCGCATAGCGTAAGCTTATATCCATGCTTACGAAACATAGaggaggagagaaaataaCGCCGAACCGCATTGAGGAGGCATGCGTTTATGTACGTTCTACCCCtgggtcaaaaaaaaaaaaaaaaaccctccTATGAAAACGAGAAAGAGCGTCAAGCATACGAAGCCATTTtgaaaagtgaaataaaacattttaaaaggcACGAAATGGTGGAATTCATTttgagcctttttttttcccccgaaCATTAAACTGGAATTCCTTGAACCGTATGTTGCtcgtatgtatataaaacACTGCACGCATACGTTCGAACGTCCAGAAGCAAATACAGTTGCATAATCCACGTGCATAGAGCTATCTTAACACCCTTCCAT
The window above is part of the Plasmodium cynomolgi strain B DNA, chromosome 11, whole genome shotgun sequence genome. Proteins encoded here:
- a CDS encoding hypothetical protein (putative) produces the protein MDNIENHSGKKYEYLSNNYDTVYNETEEERDAMSKNYHSGMNYSYGQNLLNKSNGTGMYANSNMNSHMKKGAHSATNGMNGNFHYANNNKKYNSTMEKEKLISNKSMYNKSKSNYNNINYDSNEEDCSETHYHFENKYNSDKDLENNRILIEPDELMTSRRSHMRTKLQVLIKVLIIVAIFFLLVFLITKFKKFLDLINVVIKWVGEQGSWSILLFILLFTFTSPLFMSVEIMCVGAGLIFSGVYGKFLGIIVAVFSVATGYVLGMSLCFFISRYLMHEFIYKKLMVYPIYLAFNQAINSNGLSFVLLIRLSPILPASVVSYILGVTSLKYKDFALGSVSALPSISIFVYIGVLLQDISNISEMENHWANLIVLFIGFILGVVAIAYISVVTKRRLNNLNIMNSSLSTTNIDIE
- a CDS encoding hypothetical protein (putative) yields the protein MDKLNESSNSTYSFFFKNLSVTGFCEENALFMTVKELFDNSIDALSSVKGKGKEVQILIREYKKELSLYEIVCRDNGEGAEIKDLEKFSEIFLTSKDDRKTGGKFGIGLKTILLYSFKTAYGFLHLKVRVEEKKIWDFMLLIDKDLSHTFVQNFKEYVDEEWKWSIEISVILKMNSTCNVYDRRISFYMMLILLWKKDINIKCSCDGVQEFTHTCEEQHHTDDEHELLDSFVANCTNMIFRKRNLTSHNFNTNMYVNVRKSGNVDVNGTGIHMGFVFLIRYVNSMPLWGNNAADCSITKSFKSFLKLYGPQFGMELFNVENLEEIYPDELISLECFKDLKEISHTFRVKKSEKSTWDIILLGIDVRGSDISFASLSKTCINEGKSLSSLISKCALGLFNSVKVDFPEEFESLSDYQALDIYGVQLASSLSKIILKGRSEFKNKVFFLLNEKRKEIKGDTSEKDRGGIATLGSSSEKELMEELYYHIREKVLSDEKGHEQANITVKDYSSGESNVSDYEDDARDGDDMWRE
- a CDS encoding aminomethyltransferase mitochondrial precursor (putative), which gives rise to MKILFKRQRRLPGVRYFSSGNKQKEEVRKTILYDAHKKNNAIFKIHSGYYIPNEYKDYTLITSHLHTRSSCSLFDYTYRPILKISGADKIHFLEKYVGSDIKGLWENECRISLLLNEKGGIIDDIVIILRENHLLLYLNIQCKNKVFRYLNEKLSENTKLDVKIEEYTSHSSICIQGSKSANVLNEIIGDDTYLENCSFMSSNITKLNKIEGCVLNRYTCTGEDGFDILVPNNHVEELYECILKNSLVKPGGLEVLNTLRLESGFCVYGKDINENLTPIESNYKWVLGQRRLKELDFNGADIIMNQIKNGTTIKRVGLIMNSTIVPKENSKIYTNENAHEEIGYITSSVFSPLLQKPIAMGYIKTEHAAANNLIKVECLNKLEVAQISKMPFVPLSIYKM
- a CDS encoding molybdopterin synthase sulfurylase (putative), with the protein product MSEILKWIRSKVETAICPYMISSHDYIKAQKIEADLFYKNFDKEIIDKYAKYINIQDIPCDSLEKIFQTKVLIIGLGGLGSPVCLYLTKFGFKEIGLIDGDTVEVSNLQRQIIHAEKHTGMNKTLSAKLTVKNMGNDDTNIKCYPFYLDKTNGLQIVKNYDIVVDCTDNIETRFLINDLCVLYKKKLIFGSALGLYGQLNVFNLTKENSNCYRCLQNFNNHTEKNDCDENGILSTVTGIIGILQANEVIKLSANMDQESLQNFLTYNSLSSRRPFETLNMNRKNQNCVCAWGDNAKLREFIDQNDYKGGGGNATDLTCVSGKVISTYQYDIGVLHFLEILNNNFSFFQFPVDHLCILDVRKYNNANVYGLKDSINWSFYDIMESINNYANSSSHLTQLILDKLKISRCTGNIVIIVICRRGIDSLKVAKYFNNFFLVDSAEGSKTSPRQDSSPDDTLKICPNQKTANKSEFQDKQIFTYNMRGGYLELQKR